A portion of the Planctomycetota bacterium genome contains these proteins:
- a CDS encoding carbonic anhydrase family protein produces the protein MKCARPSSVCRNAATMLLAGAAIVAPALVGCQTTTSARSASGARVMTASAQQAMSPAQVVEDLRLGNARFVAGTPDRHDYGSQVRETAGGQHPKAVVLSCIDSRVPPEIVFDQGVGDIFVGRVAGNFENEDLLGGMEYATAVAGAKAIIVLGHSSCGAIKGAIDHVRLGNLTASLENVRPAIEAASAHAHADHLDSHNAPFVQAVAEANVRQTMRDIMARSEVLRERVERGELTIVGAVYDLKTGAVQWLNEDVSRHQVTHGDSALPGEHAPARVWDAR, from the coding sequence ATGAAGTGCGCCCGCCCGTCGTCTGTGTGCCGCAACGCCGCCACCATGCTCCTCGCCGGCGCGGCGATTGTCGCGCCCGCCCTCGTCGGCTGCCAGACCACCACCTCCGCCCGCTCCGCGAGCGGCGCCCGCGTGATGACGGCCTCGGCCCAGCAGGCGATGTCGCCCGCGCAGGTCGTCGAGGACCTCCGCCTGGGGAACGCCCGCTTCGTCGCGGGCACGCCCGATCGCCACGACTACGGGTCGCAGGTCCGCGAGACCGCCGGCGGGCAGCACCCCAAGGCCGTCGTGCTCAGCTGCATCGACTCGCGCGTCCCGCCCGAGATCGTCTTCGATCAGGGCGTGGGCGACATCTTCGTCGGGCGCGTCGCGGGCAACTTCGAGAACGAGGACCTCCTCGGCGGCATGGAGTACGCCACCGCGGTCGCCGGCGCCAAGGCCATCATCGTGCTCGGGCACTCCAGTTGCGGCGCCATCAAGGGCGCGATCGACCACGTCCGCCTGGGCAACCTCACCGCGTCGCTCGAGAACGTGCGCCCCGCCATCGAAGCCGCCAGCGCGCACGCCCACGCCGACCACCTCGACTCGCACAACGCGCCGTTCGTCCAGGCGGTCGCCGAGGCGAACGTCCGCCAGACCATGCGCGACATCATGGCGCGCAGCGAGGTGCTCCGCGAGCGCGTGGAGCGGGGCGAACTGACGATCGTCGGCGCCGTCTACGACCTCAAGACCGGCGCCGTGCAGTGGCTGAACGAGGACGTCTCCCGCCACCAGGTGACACACGGCGACAGCGCGCTCCCCGGCGAGCACGCCCCGGCCCGCGTCTGGGACGCGCGGTAG
- a CDS encoding GyrI-like domain-containing protein, with translation MIQPPEIVSASTRPAAVIRLAIPRAEIRHVMGPAISEILSTVAGQGAAVSGPMFSHHLSMPSGHFDFNVGFPITGVLTPQGRVAAGVLPGGRAARTVYRGNYEGLPAAWGAFEAWLAAQKLSLGSDLWEVYVRGPEASADPSAWETELFRRIDAEGLDGPK, from the coding sequence GTGATCCAGCCGCCCGAGATCGTCTCCGCCTCGACCCGCCCCGCCGCGGTCATCCGCCTGGCGATCCCGCGCGCGGAGATACGCCACGTCATGGGGCCGGCCATCAGCGAGATCCTGAGCACCGTCGCGGGGCAGGGCGCTGCCGTCAGCGGTCCGATGTTCTCGCACCACCTTTCCATGCCGTCCGGTCACTTCGACTTCAACGTCGGGTTCCCGATCACCGGCGTGCTCACCCCGCAGGGGCGCGTCGCGGCGGGCGTGCTTCCGGGCGGACGGGCCGCGCGCACCGTCTACCGCGGGAACTACGAGGGACTTCCCGCGGCGTGGGGCGCCTTCGAAGCCTGGCTCGCCGCCCAGAAACTCAGCCTCGGATCAGACCTGTGGGAGGTCTACGTGCGCGGCCCGGAGGCGTCTGCGGACCCCAGCGCCTGGGAGACCGAACTCTTCCGCCGCATCGACGCCGAAGGGCTCGACGGCCCCAAGTAG
- a CDS encoding universal stress protein: protein MAAAVDFTAGSRVALHCALRIAARDNATVHPIHVIDTLVATELEEALSPYQKDLRAGLVRDAQLAWDSWRSASPGAAALPLDVRIDTRVMGILRAAADAKADLLVAGAYGTTRPDVGMGTVATACVRYAAMDVLLVRDTHPAGFRRIVACVDFSQASRAVVADAARIAAQDGAELHLLHVFRAPWHELHYPAPTPGADPRLQKQYRDGLEGRLRAFCDQCRDDLNGVTPVRQLQDDRGHRSGIVEYAANVQADLIVLGTRGKSNIRDIVLGSTAEKVLRDTPCSVLAVRVTA from the coding sequence GTGGCCGCCGCCGTCGACTTTACCGCCGGTTCCCGTGTCGCGCTCCACTGTGCCCTTCGCATCGCCGCGCGCGACAACGCGACCGTCCACCCCATCCACGTGATCGACACGCTCGTCGCCACCGAGCTGGAAGAGGCCCTGAGCCCCTACCAGAAGGACCTGCGCGCCGGCCTCGTCCGCGACGCGCAGCTCGCATGGGACTCCTGGCGCAGCGCCAGCCCCGGCGCCGCGGCCCTCCCGCTTGATGTTCGCATCGACACGCGCGTCATGGGCATCCTCCGCGCCGCCGCCGACGCCAAGGCCGATCTGCTCGTCGCCGGCGCCTACGGCACGACGCGTCCGGACGTCGGCATGGGCACCGTCGCCACGGCCTGCGTGCGGTACGCCGCCATGGACGTGCTGCTCGTGCGCGACACGCACCCCGCCGGGTTCCGCCGCATCGTCGCGTGCGTGGATTTCTCGCAGGCCTCGCGTGCCGTCGTCGCCGATGCCGCCCGGATCGCCGCTCAGGACGGCGCCGAGCTGCACCTGCTCCACGTCTTCCGGGCGCCGTGGCACGAGCTGCACTACCCCGCGCCCACGCCAGGAGCCGACCCTCGCCTCCAGAAGCAGTATCGCGACGGGCTGGAGGGACGCCTGCGCGCGTTCTGCGACCAATGCCGCGACGATCTCAACGGGGTCACGCCCGTCCGCCAGCTCCAGGACGATCGGGGGCATCGCAGCGGGATCGTGGAGTACGCCGCAAACGTCCAGGCCGATCTCATCGTGCTCGGCACCCGGGGTAAGTCCAACATCCGCGACATCGTCCTGGGCAGCACCGCGGAGAAGGTCCTCCGCGACACGCCCTGCTCGGTGCTCGCCGTCCGCGTGACGGCCTAA
- a CDS encoding DCC1-like thiol-disulfide oxidoreductase family protein, protein MAPHAPHPVVLFDGVCTLCNRSVAWIVRRDRAGVFRFASLQSRAAAGLLGQGGMPAETAPRAQDGPPGTSGPPTRPDSMVLIDADGVHVRSDAVLRIARGVGGVWGVLARVAGLAPRVLRDRAYDAIARRRYRWFGRREACMVPAPEVRNRFLDADEAGETLPGPRPDTARPV, encoded by the coding sequence TGCTGTTCGACGGCGTGTGCACGCTGTGCAACAGATCGGTCGCCTGGATCGTGCGGCGGGATCGGGCGGGCGTGTTCCGGTTCGCGTCGCTGCAATCTCGGGCGGCGGCGGGCCTGCTCGGGCAGGGCGGCATGCCGGCGGAGACCGCCCCGCGGGCGCAGGATGGCCCCCCCGGGACGTCGGGCCCACCAACGCGTCCCGACAGCATGGTCCTCATCGACGCCGACGGCGTGCACGTGCGTTCGGACGCGGTGCTGCGCATCGCGCGCGGCGTGGGGGGCGTGTGGGGGGTGCTGGCGCGGGTGGCGGGGCTCGCGCCGCGCGTGCTGCGCGACCGGGCGTATGACGCGATCGCGCGGCGGCGGTACCGCTGGTTCGGTCGACGCGAGGCGTGCATGGTCCCCGCGCCGGAAGTGCGCAATCGCTTCCTGGATGCGGATGAAGCGGGCGAGACGCTCCCCGGCCCCAGGCCTGACACTGCACGCCCGGTTTAG